Genomic segment of Nilaparvata lugens isolate BPH chromosome 6, ASM1435652v1, whole genome shotgun sequence:
TGCTGTTATGAAGATTGTGCACttaaagtgccggttgcacaaaaggcggttaaattttaacagtgattggctccacgagaaccaatcagagaagccgtcttatcaaaaaggccttctccgattggttctcgtaaaattagccacagttaaaatttaaccggcttttgtgcaactgggccttagtGCCATAAGTTATAAACAATCAAGTTTTTCATTGTCAGATTAATTGATAAaactaatattcaattttaataatttgtacCCTGTAATCCAGTAGGTAACTCTAATCCAAGttatctcaataaataaatgttgtaTAAATATGatggaatattattggaaagtgttccaaaaataatttaaaaaattgtatgGAGAACAATCATTTTATTCCATTAAGTTGAGAAATAACATCACTGCTTCCAATGtcttaacatttttcaatgatttcaaacTTGTGTGCTTAGACAAAATCCAAGATTCAGTTCTTTCCTCTTAATTCTTTGCCCTGTTGAAAATTCGAAACAGTCTATTAGAATGGTTACAAATACGAGTATAATAGAactttgttcaaatttacttGTGAGAAGGATAGAAAAATACCTTACTAAAATATGCCATGCTCTGAATTAGTCTACCTAACTAAAATCGATGAAGttagtaataaaaaaaatattgaattgattaatttttttggaaactGGATATTGGAACTGAGTGTTCACATCGCTAATATCACAGGTATAGTGCCTCAGTAATTTAGATCTAGATTCTACATCAAAATAGTTTACATCATTGTAGTTAGTAgttagagcttgttcacatgacagcgacttacgctcggttgtcgcgcggttggTAAATCGCTCGATTTGCCAgtctcgtacacatgacagcgattcatgagcgattTGCCCTCGGTTAAGTCTGAGattacaaccgccgcgattcgccggcgactactaaaaccgagcgatgcatgtgtacggcaccatgtgtttccctatacctggcaatcGCTCGGTTGGTCAatcgcgcgacaaccgagcgtaaatcgctgtcatgtgaactgGCTCTTATATAGATTGCTAGATTGTCAACTGACAAgagtcagtaggcctacttgacaATATAGTAATTAatacgatttttatttatacatagtAGCAAGGAAAACGGAAGAAGACAGTCTCCAGATTTTTTTATAGTAGTAATCGCTTTTGCCCAATTGTagcattgaatttgaattttttattagatATAAAAAAATAGTATAGCATATTGCAGTTTAGTTTGGCACTTTCCAATACAATTATTGTgtgaagtatttttttatatttgctTAGTAGAATATCATTTTTGAGCAAGGTAGCTCAAAATTTACAGCTCAAGAGTCTTGAAAATAACATATTTTGTGTTACGTAATTCAGGAAGCTTCCtttgtgaatttattttgtctgtGGAAGTAATAAATCTAAagaaacttttcaatattatctaagaataatattaagcagttcaagataataattataatgttccttgatagaaaatatttgaaaactttaTAAGATTACTAGCAGTTTACCTTCTTATTGCTATCCACAAAACAACTCTTCAGTGAGAAGCCGATTTCACAAGGATTCATAGCGTCTGGCACAGCTGAAAAAAATAGTAGAAATGAGGATAAGATGGTCATGATTACAAAAATGAAAAGCTTGTTGAAAACACAGTTTGTGTATTGAAGGGTTCAAAATGGTTGCCAATTTTTTTGAAGTGACAGGATATATACTTTGAGTTTTAAAACGACCGTTGATCAAATTAATGATAGTTTTTAATctttattataaatgaataaattataggaATCTTCAAAAAAAGAATAGTTGAGTTTGTGGCTGACACATACTGGGAAATCATGTAGAATCCTACGAAGGCCTactgtttttctattttacaatattacatgaCTTCCCAATACATATATGAGGATGAGGGTGGACAATATTACGCATACTTGCTAAACTTTTCATGGGACAATGATTTTGGATAATTGATGATTCAAGGCCAgtgtaacaaataataatattttggaaaattatctTCTACCGGTACTTGATATGAAAATGGCATAACGATAAACATTCAGAAAAcgactgaattttgaaaaaaatccataCTTGCTCTTTTTCAATGATATAGCCTACTTatactcaataataataattttactagataaaaataatactcttataatattataaataagagcAATACTCTAAATTCCAACTGACTCACCTGCCACGTGGCAAACATTTATAGCTATATTCGCCATTGTTTTTTCGTCATGTTTGTCTGCATAAAATGTTTCCACCAAATTTTTTGCGGTTTTCGTGTCGAGGAATCCATCTTTCAACTGAAATAGATTTATGAGGGGATAAAtacataattatcaattattcgaAAACAAAGTGGAAACATATCATCAACAATCAGAattgaatcaatgaaaaatcagtcagtaagtaaaagtctacttaattttaaattatttacttaatatttgactgcatgtcgtgttgaaatacatagaaaaaagtgtgttaatacatcgcaaCTCGGAATGAATCAAGAAACCACAACCGAAAAATAATAGTTGGATGAGTATAACTCcctataaatttaattaagaatataaaaaattgaatattatgaacacaatatgaataatgaattccCAGAGCAATGGAAGAATCTACATAATATAGGCCTGCATtgttaatctatttatttataacattGAAAAAGATATTGCTAGGtaatatataatgaatcacTAGCAccctcatattattttattccagaCGCAACTAGTTTTGGATATTTCATCCCTTCCTCAAAAGTGTGAAAATATCAAAGTGACATTTCGACAATTGAGAATTGGATAAATACCTGAAACTAGTCGTGtctggaataaaataatataagggCGCTATTGATTCTCTGTATTTGAACTTTCATATGTAGCCCTATCAAGGTACTCAATATAGAGTATCAATATTTATAGTGGAATATCAATAGAGAGTAGTATagagcaaagaccttaaagatgcatagactcacatgcagcgctagtgtcgtacttggaattgaaatccgccattgagggggcaacccataagattattacataccaatgccaccaatgcctttgtgatctatagtattacaaatgaatactatataatatctcgtgctaaaataccccaatggcggccttcaatttcaagtaagagctatcattgggaaggcataggcattgtgggtctatacctcttcaaggtctttggtatAGAGTATCAATATATAGTTCTACTATAATATATGTAGTATTGCTAAGTCTTTAACATCTTTGCATGTAGGTTAATTCAATCAACTTTACTGAATTTGTAcagtttattaatataattgcagCAACAATACAACGAAAAGTAAATAAGCTTGATCATGGCAGAAAATAAAGTGTAGATTAATgtagatatttcaaaaaagcaAGAGTAGAACTTATTAGTAGACAAAGTTacagaatgataataattcatatgagacaatacaaaattcatcaaataaCTCAATGTAGACTACCGTTAGTCATGTATTGGATTTAACAATAAAATGGGGCTTCACCAAAAGTTTCTTCTTATATATATTGAGCTGTTTTGTAAAGcataagaatagaaaaatattgtcgtctacaatatttttattatttatggaaTCAGCTAAGTTCTTTCTACTCACCAAACCAAATCGGTTGAACAGACAGGTCAGGAAACACTGAAAAAAGAACGGGTACCAAAGACATAACatagattaataaatattgaCAATACACGTTTTAAATGTAacaatttgatttattatttcgaTTTGGATTTCTGATTAATTTCCATTTAATGAATCCAAATCGATTCTTTAGGAATATCAGTAGACCGAGGCAGTGGGTAGCCAATGCTACATGATACCAGTACAATAATTCTAATGGAATTAATTCACCATAATGCACCCAATGCagatacacaaattaataatattactttacgtaacaagtccggtaacgataatttaccgcataagtattattgtttctgcccgaaacgtagttgagggcagaattaccATACGAATGCGCGGTAAATACGTTaacgtacaagttacgtacaacatttttgtcatacttatctgagaaagaataatattgctgagaaacagaaaccattacctgctgctgctcgagctactgcattctataaacatgactagcgcctagttcataacagacagaccctttgagaccaaataaaataataaaggcctaaattataagatttcagatgagttcttataacttgaaactccttaaatgagttctttaattattatttaagttaGTATATTAATcactcagatgttattaggactcagtagagtcctaacatactcgactgtaaagaaaacatatgatctctttacagtatagtatgctgtaatgaaaatcacatgttttctttttctgaaaacagctgttcaccggcttgatttgatgcatggaaaacagctgcaattgagtaagtatgacaaaaaaatattgaaacaagtcCTAGCATAAATCTTGGACCCACACCTTTAGTAAAACATATCACAAATatgaaaacacttcacttatattggatacttttgaacaaattaataaaaacttgtagtaccctttttattaaaaactttaaaatatttcaacgacaagtttcgaccctaactcaggtcattttcaagttgaaattgaaatatttcaaagtttttaataataaaggatactacaaggtttttatattttttttattgatttgcaCAAATATGAAATACACTATCAGATGAAGATAGGTAGTGTTTATCAGACTGCTAAAGATATTTTAGTCAAATGTTTATCTGTTTCTAAATTCTCATGAGATAAGCTttagaaatcttgaaaaaacataataattggaTTATAGTTTTTATAAGTCTATATGTGCCTACCTTTTGACCGAGGGTAGATGGCAACTCTTCATTAAACAGCAGTGGAAGGTAGTCGTTAAGTCCTATAAAAATAAGtttcttttgaaaatttgtagttGAATAATACCTCAAATATATTTTGTCGTTTTAATAATGTAATACAAACCTGTTTcgcattattatcatcattaccATACCTTTGAATATCTTGTTCTAAAAGTAATTCATAATCTATCTTGTTCAGGTCTATTGTCACAAATTTCCGACTACAAAACATTGCTCTCAAGTTTGAGAGTTCTTAATTCGTAGCATATTTTTTCAGAACACATAGCTTAATCCACAAAATTATGAACTAACTCAATATAACTTATAACTCATAAAATTCTAATACTTTAATCCAgtaaatctcaatttactgcTATTCAATTCTGAACTCTCAAAGTGAGAATAATTCACTTAATGATTGTGGATTAACTATTAACGTATCTGTGATTTTGAGGAATATAATATAACTATTTTCCTATATTATCAATTAACATCATCCAAGTAGATCTATTatgatattgaaattgataattttgtaggctaatttatctacatttattaaatattgatttatattaatTAGAATCTAAAGAGTTAATCTCACCATCGCTATTCTGCTCAGCGTTTACATCCATGCAAAACTTCAGCTCGCTAGCTATTGATTGAATCATGGGCATTTGGGTTCCTTGCATTGATTGTTGcatcatcaaaaaattagctCCCTGTAATACagtaaaatattatatcaattttcatCTTGATGCACTAATTTTAATGAATACTGATGCTTTTCGAGCAGAGAAAATATCGTTGGCTCTTGGCTTAGTTTTATACATTACAAGAAAGCAAACATGTGAACACTCtcatagaaaatataattattgtatagtatTTTTCGGCTCAGAACAGCAGACATCCATTGGAAAGCAGGGCTAACTCTAACTTTTTCTTATCTTTAagcatttataaatttaaaactcTATCACAAATTCTATCAGGGACGAGCCCCTTTTTTGAATCAGTTCTACTCCAACGACTATCCAAAATGGCTACCATCCAACCTTGTTCATGACACTGTCTATCTGGAATCCCCAGTCTTCGACAACGACgacaagtatcaagtaagtaagtaagtagtaagtaagtaagtaagtaagtaagtaagtaagtaagtaagtaagtaagtaagtaagtatcaTGTGAAATACTCAaaactataatttttttctcatatcCTATTGACTTTTTTACTTTCATGATATCATGTCATTCTGATGACAAttctcaatcaattattattaggaattgatttttgttttcactttttattaaaataaatactcGCAGTTTTTGCTTCAAATATACTATTAGtaatataagaaaataaaacttaaaaatcAATTCATGTGACATTATCTTAGTAATCGAGTGGAATTGATATGACTTAGTAATCGACTGGATATGAGAGAGTTGAATATAACATTCGAAGATTTGAAGAACAAGTTGGACAACATCAGAATCCTGAAGGACAAACAGACCAGACTGCagatcaaagtcagacacagaATGGGAAGAGTGATTTCGGACGAGGAAAGGAAATTAATTTCTGAacgaatgaagaaatattgggctGAGAGAGGACGGAGTAAAGGTAGAAGATACTGACTACAGTGGTCCAATGAAGgccataaaattataataataataataataataataatcgagtggaattgagaattatattaaaaactgtACAGAAAGAGTTCCCTCTCTCACATCATCTATCTGACAAATGCTCTTAATCGGAACATTTATATTGGTTTGGATTATTATAATACGCCTACAGTCAATAAACTGATAAAGGAGTTATTACTGATAAGgaagtttcaaaaataattattgaatttttatactAACCAGAACTGAAGATAAAAATGGAATGAAAGTGAAAACAATTAATACACTCGTTCTCTCCATTTTGTTCACAACTAAGGTAGATTAAAATCGTTCAACTGTTACACCGGCTGTatacaatgaaatgaaaattctgTACTGAATAGGTTGAGGATGATTTTTTCTAACAAACGATTTGAATGGGCTGCTCTAAGCTCTAAAgcaaatattacaaatcatgCTTGCATCCAGAGAAATATTACCAGCTTCAAATGATTCAGATTACTTTCAGATTTTATCATAATCATTTCATTATACGAATTATCAAAAtagttttagttttaaatttagattTGTTTAAAAGATAATGTTTTGTAGAAACAAATGTTTGGTTCATTCTGCGTAAACCCAGAGGTAGTTTTTTCTCCTTTCCTccaaatataatttgatattaCATTTTCGATTCTCGTTCTCTCTTATTAAAATCGATGTGAATggtttttcaatcaaattcttCTTACCTATTGTATTGTGGAATGTGCATTGTCTTTTATTGACTATCCATACTGTAGCTTTTATAACAATTGTTTAAATAAACAGCATATATCATCAAGCTTCAATGaattgaactgaaatattgtgCGTGCAGTACCCATACATTAACAAATCAGTGTATTTTTGTACGGTAAATAGGCTAttaacttgatattttcaaacaaatttgtATATGATAAAATATACTTTTCTCTTTTCCtatcatataaacataaaatatgtttatatgatAGGTATCTTTTCATAACATAAAATATCCTAActtctcagtaccctttttttgaaatattttatcactacatgttacatgataaaatatttcaaaaaaagggtactgagatttttattttctttatatgtATATTACAAGTaaccctatacagaaaagagaaaaaatatccCAACTTATTTTTACGTCTCATCAATTGGTATTAGCTATTgaattgttattaatttattcagaattttgaattttccgaaataagaagaaatattataatgCCACAGTTATGCTACAAAGAAGCATTACAGTACAAAATAATCATCCAATTCATTACCTtagttcaattttctatttctcataGTATTGACAAAATTTAATTGTAACTTATTTCTCTGTAATATCTGTTATCACATCATTGTTATTATGACATGATAATGTCAGATAAAGATAGATAGCCTACTTTTGATATTTACATATATTTATGATTCCATTTTCTTGAAGATAGATTTTTTCTCCAGAATTTTTCATAAGAATTGtgacataataattatagtatttttacattgtaacatatatagtaatattgtaatattaatatattattgaataatatattcctCAGGAATTTGTCAATGATTGGGGGGAGATagaattgtaaataatttttaaaaaacataGTAGGTGCATACCTATCTATTTTTCTAGTATCTATTGGgatcattattttgaaaaaaaatctatagATATCATGGTTGAGGAATGAAGACAAAGATTTACATTTCATCACATAAAAAATACACTGTAAAAtgtctaaattaaaaaaatcccGCTTCAAAAGTGTAGTTACAGTTTTTGTCACTAGGTAGCGTCAACTTACAAATtctcatttcaaacaagaagagggagaagaaagcCGACATTCGAGAGTCGACAGGTTGAAGTTCGATGGTGTATGGTCGACATTTGcaacttcaaaataattttatgagattttagattttaggttatattGTTTAGTACTTCTGCGTAATAGATTCTGCTCAGTGTTCATGGTTTATGTAATCTCATTCAATTACACATCAATCAAATAACTTCGTACTTCTACGAGTGATTATTGTGTTACGACAAAATGCAGAATTTCGTTTGTCTTCTGGCTTTTCTTTTTATGATTCAATGCGTTTCAGCAGCGGATGGAGTTGCTTTCGGTGATGTATTAGCATTAGTGTTGGGTCTTGGAATTACTGCGATCGGAATATTTGCTTGTTTGGGCCATTATGCTCGTCAAAGAGCTGGACTAGATGCTTTgtagattatatttttaatctgtgtttttatttgattatcAAATTCACTGTAAACGTTGCACCACCAAACATAACCTATTATTGTTGCATAATAACCTATTGGTTTTAATTTGATCTTGTTGGTGTTTTGAGAAATAGTGAAAATGCAGCGAGAGGAGAAGCAACTTGAGCTCGCCATGGATAATATTATCCTGCGagtgaatgatttgaaaaattcaattgggCAAATGATATTTAAGATTGAACACGAGTATGAAACACTGCATTGGCCAACGTTTCTGGACAACTTTGCTCTACTATCCGGCCAACTCACTTCGTTGTCCAAAATGTTATCCCACGACAAATCACCGCCGCTACGTAATCTAACAGTTTTGCCGTTGCTACTAAGCCAGGAACGTGATGAGGATTTGGTGCGTTTGACAGAGAATCGAGTTCCAGCTTTTGCTCACGATCTAGTCCCGGACTATCTGCGTACAAAACCCGAGCCGGAAGTGGAAAATAAGATGATACAACTGGACCACAAAGCAGCTGGACTGTCGTTTGATACAGCGCAAAAACAGATAGCGGCTTACAGTAAGGTGGTAGGACATGTTTGGGAAATGGTCAGCAAGGCGAGAGAAGAATGGGAAAGCGATGCGAGCGTCAGGGGAGGCGCAACTCAGACGTCGTCTGTCGCCGACACTCAGACTTTGGTGGCTGCTGTTGCACTTGGCAAAGGTTAgttcattatttattagatattgCCAACATGAGTTTAATACTCTTTCCTAGCTGAAACTAAGACTTATCATGAGCAATAATTTGATAGATCACATTTAGTCAGATTCACATTATCTATATTATACTATGGAAGAGTTGCAAATATTTTATTAGCCTACCGCTGTCTTATATAGTAGATATTTGTCTTACAATTTGAACGGGTTTGCAATCAAGGATAGTAcatattactgtattatatacAGTACCTATTTCTGGAATTTGTTGGCAATATTTTCTACACTCTCAATTTTGAAGCTACCTTTGATGCTCCACTATGTTTGCAGCCTTATAAGTTCCAAGGTTTGTACGTCAAGGGATTGTGTAAAATCTTTAGATTACTTTGATACCAAATAAATTAAGCTACAAAATTACATTGTATTAGGCTTCTTATAGTAccttaatataaaaataagctcaaaatagGTTGAAGTTCCTTGAAACATGCTCAGTATGAAGCGGCATTGATACTATTGGCTTTCGATATTCTCTTGATTATCAAGTAGCATCATAGGTATCATCCAATCAAACTGAATTTAATTAGTTGGTGGCTCAAActttataacaaacgagacttgatgtGAATTTAACCCAGTTTAAAATGTAATTTCGTTTAAGCTGGCACTGATCAAAGGGCACTAATGGCCGTTtacacagtcaaagcttaaactgaatttaatcagctggtggcttgaactcgaaatgaaacaaataataacaaacgggacttgatacggatttaatccagtttaaaataaaatttagtttacactgtcactgtgcaaacggccctaaaataAAGGTCCTATAATTATGCATCATCATGGTTTAAACTgagatttaaattgaaattatctttattcttcttcttagaaagtacaaacaatgtacaataaaatatgttaaCTTTTAAAAATTCGCGGATGGATGAACATGCTAAATATCAACCGAGTACATCCGATAAGCAGTTTCACTTACTTGCTGACATTTCGTCATTATCTCAAATGGCGTCTTCGGAGCGCAGCTAATGCTATACTCATTACCTGCGCTCCGAAGATGTCATTTGAGATAATGACGAAATGTCAGCAAGTAAGTGAAACTGCTTATCGGATTTACCCGTTTGATATTTTAgcaatatacaatatacatatacaatacttgaagaaggttcctcacatgggcGAATCCTGTGTGCGAGGAACGAGTTCTCTACAATTCCATATACTTATATATTCAATGATAGTATATCGCTATATACTATGATATATAGTAGATgaatcagctgttggtttaaacCCATAAAATGCGACCATGCCTACATGCAATCGTATATTAGTGTTAAACATAGATATTGAATATGGGTCTAAAAGTATCAAGATACTCCTTGATGGAAGAAGATGCGGGCCCAGTGACTTGAAACGCATCCGGTTTCAACATGTTGGCCTAAATACTGTACTTTTCAAAAGTATATGCACTTATTTATACTTGTATAGACCAACTGTGTTTAATTGAAAACGGTATTTTTACTAATTCTACTAAAAAGTAGAAGGATTCTACGTTTTTGGTGTTCTACTAATGATTTTTGTGTTGGTTTCAGGGTTGAAAATGATGGTACCGCAAGGCGTCCAGCCGAACCCCCAGAACCCGATGATGATGTCACCGATGGGTCGACCGGGCAGCGGGGGTCCCCCAGGACCCCAGGGCCCCATGAACCCAGGCCAGCAACCCGGCATGGGCAAAGCGCCCTCTGGCATCAAGACCAACATCAAGGCTGCTTCCCAGATTCATCCCTATGGACGATGAACGGTATTCATCCTTATGGATTCCATTACAGATTCGTCCAATAAATGGCATTCATACTCATCGACTTCACTATTCTATCTGCTTTACTTTAATGGCTATAGACTCACAAATACTATTGGAACACATGGATTTTCTCACCAACATTTGTGAACAAAAGTACAATTGAAACATACCATATGGAGTTCATAGTGGATGGACTTTTCCATGGACTCATTTGAATCATTTTCTTGGAATATTCAACTAAAATACCATTGATGCATTAAAAGATGAATATTTTACAGTAAGATGTTAAATTAACTCAAcataaatatatctatatattttattggtAATCAATTGAAAAGAATTGATTTTACAGTAAGTagaaattcatatttattataaattattttgaaaatatataaatggaATATCATTTGTTATACTTACCATACATATTCTAGTTCAAAGTGATTGGATACTCAATTTTGATATAGAAGTAAAGTACATTGATTTTGGTAGCCTATTCATTCTACAATGAATATGGAAACTTTATGAACAATCCATATTACATGTAGAATTGTTACAATTCTAAAGTAAAAATTGTTTACAATTCttataaagttttaaaatgatTCATCAGATCAAAAATAATTACTCAATTTCAAAATGGGTGAAAATCGAgattaatcataattatatttatttaaaatatcgtATTGAATAACTTTGATTATCTATAGACAATTCGAATACGGTACAATAGTTCAAAGTGGTTGGGTGAGcatttagacaataatttcatttgaatagaaaatCCCGTTTATTGAAAGTTGATATGAATCTTTCCTTTGGAAACATTAGTACAAATCAGAGCTTCCCTGTTCCACTAGTAAACGTACTACTTCCTTTACACCTTGAATACATgagtttgaattttgattttt
This window contains:
- the LOC111058415 gene encoding uncharacterized protein LOC111058415, with translation MERTSVLIVFTFIPFLSSVLGANFLMMQQSMQGTQMPMIQSIASELKFCMDVNAEQNSDGLNDYLPLLFNEELPSTLGQKCFLTCLFNRFGLLKDGFLDTKTAKNLVETFYADKHDEKTMANIAINVCHVAAVPDAMNPCEIGFSLKSCFVDSNKKGKELRGKN
- the LOC111055131 gene encoding mediator of RNA polymerase II transcription subunit 8 — its product is MQREEKQLELAMDNIILRVNDLKNSIGQMIFKIEHEYETLHWPTFLDNFALLSGQLTSLSKMLSHDKSPPLRNLTVLPLLLSQERDEDLVRLTENRVPAFAHDLVPDYLRTKPEPEVENKMIQLDHKAAGLSFDTAQKQIAAYSKVVGHVWEMVSKAREEWESDASVRGGATQTSSVADTQTLVAAVALGKGLKMMVPQGVQPNPQNPMMMSPMGRPGSGGPPGPQGPMNPGQQPGMGKAPSGIKTNIKAASQIHPYGR